In a single window of the Poecile atricapillus isolate bPoeAtr1 chromosome 27, bPoeAtr1.hap1, whole genome shotgun sequence genome:
- the LOC131588745 gene encoding feather keratin 1-like, with the protein MEENYCPCAVTEGLGHCRRSIKKGPSHSLIHSSHLHLLENKVHLQPQDMSCYTPCRPCQPCGPTPLANSCNEPCVRQCQDSTVAIQPSPVVVTLPGPILSSFPQNTAVGSSTSAAVGSILSSQGVPINSGGFGLSGLGSGLCGTRCLPC; encoded by the exons ATGGAG GAAAATTACTGTCCTTGTGCAGTGACTGAAGGCCTGGGGCATTGCAGGAGAAGTATAAAAAAGGGCCCTTCTCACTCTCTCATTCACTCCTCTCACCTCCATCTCCTTGAGAACAAG GTGCATCTGCAGCCCCAAGACATGTCCTGCTACACCCCGTGCcggccctgccagccctgcggCCCCACCCCGCTGGCCAACAGCTGCAACGAGCCCTgtgtcaggcagtgccaggaCTCCACCGTGGCCATCCAGCCCTCGCCCGTGGTGGTGACCCTGCCCGgccccatcctcagctccttcccacagaaCACCGCCGTGGGATCCTCCACCTCGGCTGCTGTTGGCAGCATCCTCAGCTCTCAGGGAGTGCCCATCAACTCTGGGGGCTTTGGCCTCTCGGGCTTGGGCAGTGGCCTCTGTGGCACGAGGTGCCTCCCCTGCTGA
- the LOC131589017 gene encoding feather keratin 1-like produces the protein MSCYTPCRPCQPCGPTPLANSCNEPCVRQCQDSTVAIQPSPVVVTLPGPILSSFPQNTAVGSSTSAAVGSILSSQGVPINSGGFGLSGLGSGLCGTRCLPC, from the coding sequence ATGTCCTGCTACACCCCGTGCcggccctgccagccctgcggCCCCACCCCGCTGGCCAACAGCTGCAACGAGCCCTgtgtcaggcagtgccaggaCTCCACCGTGGCCATCCAGCCCTCGCCCGTGGTGGTGACCCTGCCCGgccccatcctcagctccttcccacagaaCACCGCTGTGGGATCCTCCACCTCAGCTGCTGTTGGCAGCATCCTCAGCTCTCAGGGAGTGCCCATCAACTCTGGGGGCTTTGGCCTCTCGGGCTTGGGCAGTGGCCTCTGTGGCACGAGGTGCCTCCCctgctga
- the LOC131588921 gene encoding feather keratin 1-like — protein MSCYTLCQPCQPCGPTPLGNSCNEPCVRQCQDSTVAIQPSPVVVTLPGPILSSFPQNTAVGSSTSAAVGNILSSQGVPINSGGFGLSGLGSGLCGTRCLPC, from the coding sequence ATGTCCTGCtacaccctgtgccagccctgccagccctgcggCCCCACCCCGCTGGGCAACAGCTGCAACGAGCCCTgtgtcaggcagtgccaggaCTCCACCGTGGCCATCCAGCCCTCGCCCGTGGTGGTGACCCTGCCCGgccccatcctcagctccttcccacagaaCACCGCCGTGGGATCCTCCACCTCGGCCGCTGTTGGCAACATCCTCAGCTCTCAGGGAGTGCCCATCAACTCTGGGGGCTTTGGCCTCTCGGGCTTGGGCAGTGGCCTCTGTGGCACGAGGTGCCTCCCCTGCTGA